The Candidatus Neomarinimicrobiota bacterium genome contains a region encoding:
- a CDS encoding restriction endonuclease — translation MKQGTEFEILTTELFSRLSKDREFESVEHNIWLDGHDGKRQIDVLLSGKVGPFDVKTIIECKDFSKNVNITEIDALPSKRMDVNAHKAVLVARKGFSKKAINKAKRLGISLCTAHSASKERWKFALELPIVITEHACDVSTPSFEFRAIGNSLNLDSITNFNDIPLPKIIANYWNDTEIKCKDGLNDHKFYPDIPKPQWIRVPDGRKMIIENFNIIMHIQKSYYFGYVNNLDSAKYLQFYDENKRHVIFDPRDLSDYRTKFVKFINKEELPNIDDTVFISVKHLHNPDAVFNPSETP, via the coding sequence GTGAAACAAGGAACTGAGTTCGAAATATTGACAACGGAACTGTTCTCACGATTATCAAAGGATAGAGAGTTTGAATCAGTTGAGCATAATATTTGGCTTGATGGTCATGATGGTAAACGACAAATAGATGTATTATTGTCTGGAAAAGTTGGTCCTTTTGATGTGAAAACAATAATCGAATGTAAAGATTTTTCGAAAAATGTAAATATTACCGAAATCGACGCACTTCCTTCAAAGAGGATGGATGTTAATGCTCATAAAGCGGTGTTGGTAGCAAGAAAAGGTTTTTCGAAGAAAGCAATAAATAAAGCAAAAAGATTAGGGATTTCTCTTTGCACAGCACACAGTGCTTCAAAGGAAAGATGGAAATTTGCTCTTGAGCTTCCTATCGTAATCACAGAGCATGCTTGTGATGTATCAACTCCAAGTTTTGAATTTAGAGCAATTGGAAATTCTCTTAATCTTGATTCAATAACAAATTTTAATGATATTCCGCTTCCTAAAATTATTGCAAATTACTGGAATGACACGGAAATAAAGTGTAAAGATGGCTTGAATGATCACAAATTTTATCCCGATATTCCAAAACCTCAGTGGATACGGGTACCTGACGGTAGAAAAATGATAATAGAAAATTTTAATATAATTATGCATATACAAAAATCATATTATTTTGGATACGTGAATAATCTTGACTCAGCTAAATATCTTCAATTTTATGATGAAAATAAACGCCATGTAATTTTTGATCCGAGAGATTTATCGGATTATCGTACAAAATTTGTGAAATTTATTAACAAAGAAGAATTGCCCAATATTGACGATACAGTCTTTATTAGTGTTAAACATTTGCACAATCCGGATGCAGTATTCAATCCGAGTGAAACTCCATAG